The following proteins are co-located in the Urocitellus parryii isolate mUroPar1 chromosome 15, mUroPar1.hap1, whole genome shotgun sequence genome:
- the LOC144250465 gene encoding uncharacterized protein LOC144250465, which yields MANVNTVMLKEGEHIGNYEKIYINDETGMVFADRCNLSKLEGGSVGQESHEHKESWEDPNQGSDPPNTQRCPFTQNHDKWEKCAKVINEWSKALTHPNVQRKDRSYECKKYSELFNQFSVCTEHEKINTMEMSNTNTGEKYGESPDESPNQIGSNTIWTQEDPWRIKECDESLPPSLNLEQQQNIQNEEKLHEIEDCKTFFSSSSHQGMHKSIHAGEKSYNYKECGKTYISSSELLCHQRIHTGGKHYKSEESRKAYMCSTQLVPPQLLHTGEKPHKCNECGKPFIHSSHLNVHKRTHTGEKSYKCESCGKAFAHSSSLAVHQRIHTGEKPYKCNECGKAFICSSYLNVHRRTHTGEKSYKCEICGKAFSSSSYLAVHQRIHTGEKPHKCNECGKAFIRSSTLNVHKRIHTGEKSYKCESCGKAFSSSSYLAVHQRIHTGEKPYNCKYCGKTFISSSGFKKHQRIHTGEKHYKCQECGKAFIHSSQLTIHKKIHTGEKPHKCNECGKAFIFSSTLNVHKRIHTGEKSYKCESCGKAFARSSHLAVHQRIHTGEKPYKCQECGKFFIQSSQLGIHQRIHTGERP from the coding sequence ATGGCCAATGTCAACACAGTGATGCTTAAGGAAGGAGAACACATTGGTAATTATGAGAAAATTTACATCAATGATGAAACTGGCATGGTATTTGCTGATCGATGTAACCTAAGTAAATTGGAGGGAGGTTCTGTGGGACAGGAGAGCCATGAGCACAAGGAATCATGGGAGGACCCTAACCAGGGATCAGATCCACCTAACACACAGAGATGTCCTTTTACACAGAACCATGACAAGTGGGAGAAATGTGCAAAAGTCATCAATGAGTGGTCAAAAGCTCTTACCCATCCTAATGTCCAGAGGAAAGACAGATCTTATGAATGTAAGAAATACAGTGAACTattcaatcagttctcagtgtgtACAGAGCATGAGAAAATCAATACCATGGAAATGTCCAATACAAATACAGGTGAAAAATACGGTGAAAGCCCTGATGAGTCACCAAACCAAATTGGATCTAATACAATATGGACCCAAGAAGATCCATGGAGAATCAAGGAATGTGATGAATCACTTCCACCAAGTTTAAATCTTGAACAACAGCAGAACATccagaatgaagaaaaacttcATGAAATAGAAGATTGTAAAACTTTCTTTAGTAGTTCCTCACATCAAGGGATGCATAAGAGTATCCATGCGGGAGAGAAATCCTACAAttataaagaatgtggcaaaacctACATTTCTTCCTCAGAACTGCTTTGTcatcagagaatccacactggaggaAAACATTACAAATCTGAAGAAAGTAGGAAAGCATATATGTGTTCCACACAACTTGTTCCTCCTCAGCTactccatactggagagaaacctcaCAAATGTAATGAGTGTGGCAAACCTTTCATTCATTCCTCACATTTAAATGTGCATAAGAGAACACATACAGGAGAGAAATCCTACAAATGTGAAAGTTGTGGAAAGGCTTTTGCTCATTCCTCATCTCTTGCTGTgcatcagagaatccacactggagagaaaccttacaaatgtaatgagtgtggcaaagctttcatttGTTCCTCATATTTAAATGTGCATAGGAGAACACATACAGGAGAGAAATCCTACAAATGTGAAATTTGTGGAAAGGCTTTTTCTAGCTCATCATATCTTGCTGTGCATCAGAGAATCCATACTGGTGAGAAACCTCACAAATGTAatgagtgtggcaaagctttcattcGTTCCTCAACCTTAAATGTGCATAAGAGAATACATACAGGAGAGAAATCCTACAAATGTGAAAGCTGTGGAAAGGCTTTTTCTAGCTCATCATATCTTGCTGTGCATCAGAGAATCCATACTGGTGAGAAACCCTATAATTGTAAATATTGTGGGAAaaccttcatttcttcctcaggttttaaaaagcatcagaggatccacactggagagaaacatTACAAATGCCAAGAGTGTGGAAAAGcttttattcattcttcacaGCTTACTATTCATAAGAaaatccatactggagagaaacctcacaaatgtaatgagtgtggcaaagctttcattttttcctcaacTTTAAATGTGCATAAGAGAATACATACAGGAGAGAAATCCTACAAGTGTGAAAGTTGTGGAAAGGCTTTTGCTCGTTCCTCACATCTTGCTGTGCATCAGAGAATCCATACTGGTGAGAAACCTTACAAATGCCAAGAGTGtggaaaattttttattcaatctTCACAGCTTGGTATTCATCAAagaatccatactggagagaGACCCTAG